A genomic region of Cannabis sativa cultivar Pink pepper isolate KNU-18-1 chromosome 1, ASM2916894v1, whole genome shotgun sequence contains the following coding sequences:
- the LOC115704024 gene encoding actin-depolymerizing factor 2, giving the protein MANAASGMAVDDDCKLKFLELKTKRSYRFIVYKIEEKQKQVMVEKLGEPAQSYEEFSALLPADECRYAVYDFDFLTEENVPKSRIFFIAWSPDTAKVRSKMIYASSKDRFKRELDGIQIELQATDPSEMDIDVIKSRSGKA; this is encoded by the exons ATG GCAAACGCTGCATCAGGAATGGCTGTCGATGATGACTGCAAGCTCAAGTTTCTAGAGCTTAAGACAAAAAGAAGTTATCGTTTCATTGTCTATAAGATTGAGGAAAAGCAAAAGCAAGTTATGGTGGAAAAGCTCGGTGAACCAGCTCAGAGCTATGAGGAGTTTTCTGCTCTCCTTCCGGCCGATGAATGCCGATACGCTGTTTATGACTTTGATTTTCTCACTGAGGAGAACGTACCAAAAAGCAGGATTTTTTTCATTGCATG GTCCCCTGACACAGCAAAGGTGAGAAGCAAGATGATTTATGCTAGCTCCAAGGACAGGTTCAAGAGAGAGTTGGATGGAATTCAGATTGAGTTGCAAGCAACTGACCCATCTGAGATGGATATCGATGTTATTAAAAGCCGCTCTGGAAAAGCCTGA
- the LOC115704021 gene encoding protein ALP1-like — MGPIRGLKRKKNHEKKADKDVLVVALGSQLNPKDWWDDFSKRIITGPSSQLKNPVTFESVFKISRKTFNYICSLVKEDMKAKASNFSDLNGKHLSLNDQVAVALRRLSSGESLSSVGESFGMNQSTVAQLTWRFVEAMEERGLHHLCWPSSEQEMEKIKANFEKIRGLPNCCGAIDTTHIMMTLPTTDPHNDVWLDCEKNCSMILQAIVDPEMRFRDIIAGWPGSFSDAVVLESSGFFKMSEEETRLNGKKLTLQDGTEIREYLVGDTAFPLLPWLLTPYRRRGPPDFQSEFNKRLSATRMVAQRALARLKETWKIIHGVMWKPDKHRLPRIILVCCILHNIVIDMEDDLQDDVPLSHHHDSGYRQLTCESADKSALILREKLSLQLAGKLHLEKKLSVVGNGYL; from the exons ATGGGACCCATTAGAGGGTTAAAGAGGAAGAAGAACCATGAGAAGAAGGCTGACAAGGATGTGTTGGTTGTTGCTCTGGGTTCCCAACTGAATCCCAAGGATTGGTGGGACGACTTTTCTAAGAGGATTATTACAG GGCCATCATCTCAATTAAAGAATCCAGTGACATTTGAATctgttttcaaaatttcaagaaagacattcaactaCATCTGCTCACTTGTAAAGGAAGATATGAAGGCTAAGGCATCAAACTTCAGTGATTTGAATGGTAAGCATCTGTCTTTAAATGATCAAGTAGCTGTTGCTCTAAGAAGGCTGAGCTCTGGTGAATCGTTATCTAGTGTCGGCGAGTCATTTGGAATGAATCAGTCTACGGTTGCTCAGTTGACTTGGCGATTTGTGGAAGCAATGGAAGAAAGAGGGCTTCACCATCTTTGTTGGCCATCAAGTGAACAAGAGATggaaaagataaaggccaacTTTGAAAAAATACGCGGTCTTCCAAATTGTTGTGGTGCAATTGACACCACACACATCATGATGACTCTGCCTACTACTGATCCACATAATGATGTGTGGCTTGATTGTGAGAAAAACTGCAGCATGATCTTGCAAGCAATTGTTGACCCTGAAATGAGATTCAGGGACATAATTGCCGGATGGCCTGGAAGTTTTAGTGATGCTGTTGTGCTTGAAAGCTCAGGGTTTTTCAAAATGTCTGAAGAGGAGACAAGATTGAATGGCAAGAAGCTAACCCTTCAAGATGGAACCGAGATAAGAGAATATTTAGTAGGAGATACAGCATTCCCTCTTTTGCCATGGCTGCTTACTCCATACCGTAGACGAGGCCCACCAGATTTTCAGTCCGAGTTTAACAAACGGCTCTCCGCTACACGAATGGTGGCACAGAGGGCATTAGCAAGGTTGAAGGAGACTTGGAAGATAATTCATGGAGTTATGTGGAAGCCTGATAAGCATAGATTGCCGAGAATCATTCTTGTTTGCTGCATACTCCACAACATTGTTATAGATATGGAAGATGATTTGCAAGATGATGTGCCATTGTCTCATCATCATGATTCAGGCTACCGACAATTAACATGCGAATCCGCTGACAAGTCTGCCTTGATTCTTAGAGAGAAGCTTTCACTACAATTGGCAGGAAAATTACATCTCGAGAAAAAACTTTCGGTCGTTGGGAATGGTTATCTTTAA